The DNA segment TCGTGATGGATTTCCTTATGGGGGTGGATGCGTTTGGCCCGTTCCAGCAGAACGTCCCGTGACTCCGGGCGGTCTGGGTCAGGTACGCAACAGTCGCCGATCGGACAGACGGACACGCATTGCGGCTCATCAAAATGGCCGACGCATTCCGTGCAGCGCTCGTGGGTGATCACGTAGATAGTGTCGTCGACGCCCTGCCCCTCTCCGACGTGGTGTCCCCGCTCTTCGGCCGCACTCCGCTTGTCGAAAATCGCTTGGTTGGGACAGGCCGGTAGGCAGGCGTCGC comes from the Nitrospira sp. SG-bin1 genome and includes:
- a CDS encoding 4Fe-4S ferredoxin gives rise to the protein MALMINNNCIACDACLPACPNQAIFDKRSAAEERGHHVGEGQGVDDTIYVITHERCTECVGHFDEPQCVSVCPIGDCCVPDPDRPESRDVLLERAKRIHPHKEIHHDKAWAGVRG